The proteins below are encoded in one region of Tiliqua scincoides isolate rTilSci1 chromosome 7, rTilSci1.hap2, whole genome shotgun sequence:
- the LOC136657058 gene encoding hyaluronidase-4-like, protein MKPAQLPVFQRKPFLAAWNAPTDHCSVRYNVTINLNMFHVIGSPFARARGQNVTIFYVNRLGYYPWYTPQEIPVNGGLPQNFSLQTHLEKAGQDIDYYIPDKDFTGLAVIDWEHWRPQWDRNWNTKDVYRRQSRKLISELQANVSENAVERLAKLSFEESAQAFMKETIELGIKSRPKGLWGYYLYPDCHNYNFQDQNYTGSCPESEVLRNNELSWLWNSSAALYPSIGVKKSLGNSRNILRFSRFRVNESMRISSMTSQDHALPVFVYTRLDYRDEPLLFLSKQDLVSTIGESAALGAAGIVIWGDMNLTSSRVNCTKVKRFVASELGSYIINVTKAAEVCSKHQCRNNGRCVRRNWKALDYLHLNPDSFQIEATKGQAFTVKGEASSTDLQVMAEKFTCHCYQGFKGADCREIKDPGRQPGNATSLFSRTAVLINLISLIFSIPEISVLT, encoded by the exons ATGAAGCCCGCTCAGCTACCAGTGTTCCAAAGGAAGCCTTTTCTTGCTGCCTGGAACGCACCGACGGATCACTGCTCAGTGCGCTATAACGTCACAATTAACCTGAACATGTTCCATGTGATTGGAAGCCCCTTTGCTAGAGCAAGAGGACAGAATGTCACAATATTTTACGTCAACAGGTTGGGGTATTACCCTTGGTACACGCCACAGGAAATCCCTGTTAATGGTGGCCTACCTCAGAATTTCAGCTTGCAAACCCACCTGGAGAAAGCAGGCCAGGACATTGACTACTACATCCCTGACAAAGATTTCACTGGATTAGCAGTCATCGACTGGGAGCACTGGAGGCCCCAGTGGGACCGCAACTGGAACACAAAGGACGTTTACAGGCGCCAGTCGAGAAAACTCATTTCTGAACTGCAAGCAAACGTCTCCGAAAATGCCGTTGAACGTTTAGCTAAGCTTTCCTTTGAAGAAAGCGCTCAGGCTTTCATGAAGGAGACCATTGAGCTGGGGATTAAAAGTAGGCCCAAGGGCCTGTGGGGATACTACTTATATCCTGACTGTCACAATTATAATTTTCAGGACCAGAACTACACAGGCTCTTGTCCCGAGAGCGAAGTCTTGAGGAATAATGAACTCTCCTGGCTGTGGAATAGCAGTGCGGCTCTCTATCCTTCCATCGGTGTCAAGAAATCCCTCGGAAACAGCCGAAACATATTGCGCTTCTCACGGTTCAGGGTGAACGAGTCCATGAGGATCTCCTCCATGACATCGCAAGATCACGCTTTGCCGGTATTTGTATATACCCGACTAGACTACAGAGATGAGccattattatttctttctaag CAAGATCTTGTTAGCACCATTGGTGAAAGTGCTGCCTTGGGAGCAGCAGGAATTGTTATTTGGGGAGACATGAATTTAACTTCATCCCGG GTCAACTGCACCAAGGTGAAACGCTTCGTTGCTTCTGAGTTAGGTTCCTACATCATCAACGTCACCAAAGCAGCAGAGGTGTGCAGCAAGCATCAATGCCGGAACAACGGCCGATGCGTACGGAGAAACTGGAAAGCCTTGGATTACCTTCATTTAAATCCTGACAGCTTCCAAATAGAAGCCACAAAAGGTCAGGCGTTTACTGTGAAAGGGGAAGCGTCGTCCACCGACCTTCAAGTAATGGCAGAGAAATTCACCTGCCATTGTTATCAAGGGTTCAAAGGAGCTGATTGCAGGGAAATTAAGGACCCAGGAAGACAACCTGGAAATGCCACCAGTTTATTCTCCAGAACAGCTGTACTGATCAACCTGATTTCCTTGATTTTTTCCATTCCTGAGATTTCTGTTCTGACTTAA